From Calditrichota bacterium:
TCCTGTGGCGCATGCTGCTCCAGCATAATTGCGGGCTGACCCTCGTAAGTCGCCCGCTGGCAGACATTCAACAATGATGAAACGAGATCAAAAAGCCTGCCGAGACTGGAAGTTTCCGGGCTGTTGAATTTATTTTTAATCATCTGCAGAACAATACGCTGTTTTTCCGAGGGGATTTTCTTGAAAAGAGGTAAAGGTAAATCAAATAATTCTTCGCCATAGGCCTGAAAAAGACCACTCAACGCCATACGCCACGGTTCTTTGATTGCCATATCGCCGCCGGGCATGGGCAAATATTCCAGATGAGCTAACCGGGAAAATTCAGCGCCGTCCACGAGCAGAAATTCGCCGCCCCAGATTTTTTCGTCTGTGCCGTAGCCAGTGCCGTCAAAAGCGAGTCCCAGCACAGGCCCCTGCAAATTGTGTTCAGCAACGCAACTCAAAATGTGGGCGTGATGGTGCTGAACGGGAATTTTATTTTTCAGCGCTTGTTCCTGCGCGTATTTCGTGCTCAAATATTCCGGATGAAGATCGTAAACGATAATTTCCGGTTTAATGTCAAACAGTTTTTTCAGATGATCAATTGTCTTCAGAAAAAATTGAAAGCTCTCCTCGGTTTTCAAATCCCCGATGTGCTGGCTCACAATTGCCTGATTTTCTTTGGTCAAACAGACTGTATTTTTTAACTCCGCGCCACATGCCAGAATTTGTGGATATTTTTGCGACAGCAAAATAGGCTGCGGCACAAATCCTCGCGCCCGGCGAGTGATCATAGTGCGATTCTCCACGGTGCGAACAATTGAATCATCGCAGCGAAGATAGATGTCACGATTGTGTACCAGAAAGTAATCTGCAATTTTAGCCAGCCGACGGAAAGCTTCGTCATTTTCAATCACAATGGGCTCGTCAGTCATGTTGCCGCTGGTCATCACCAGAGCCAGAAATTCATTTTCCAGTAGCAAATAATGC
This genomic window contains:
- the hypF gene encoding carbamoyltransferase HypF; its protein translation is KYREEKPLALMARSIEKIEQFAAVSENDRRELQSPRRPIVLLPKKKSNTISNQVAPKNSFYGVMLPYTPLHYLLLENEFLALVMTSGNMTDEPIVIENDEAFRRLAKIADYFLVHNRDIYLRCDDSIVRTVENRTMITRRARGFVPQPILLSQKYPQILACGAELKNTVCLTKENQAIVSQHIGDLKTEESFQFFLKTIDHLKKLFDIKPEIIVYDLHPEYLSTKYAQEQALKNKIPVQHHHAHILSCVAEHNLQGPVLGLAFDGTGYGTDEKIWGGEFLLVDGAEFSRLAHLEYLPMPGGDMAIKEPWRMALSGLFQAYGEELFDLPLPLFKKIPSEKQRIVLQMIKNKFNSPETSSLGRLFDLVSSLLNVCQRATYEGQPAIMLEQHAPQEIEKLKIYDWTFRKEGEKYIISSTHLIQNIVQDLLVGENTEVIAGKFHRTLIEMFADMTLLLSREAGVKRIALSGGVFQNIKLLNGMVKKLSEKGLEVYFQEKVPTNDGGISLGQAEYGRRWWERSEEENLRN